In a single window of the Rhopalosiphum padi isolate XX-2018 chromosome 1, ASM2088224v1, whole genome shotgun sequence genome:
- the LOC132921579 gene encoding coiled-coil domain-containing protein 42 homolog, producing MQDPKIKPKRMINIEADCVKTVNMYMQVKAESNDFIKKFPEWDMLPKSLDNELIIAIRERDAARTRLEIKRKEKKVFDRDIKEKWKDLDQKLKHLREEELRYEQFSSENESKCEILIRKTNEDNEETKRYEQQTVPMQQSILKLEEAAEGMQRSVDELKPFEDFLEKVVVESKEFKNIDDVIKRYENLTNIRKELAQKHEKKTADLKRLTTDVFRRSKEKSEEAEHVSVEMADVIESLGKLKDEMIKTDLAYRKIENVAKEKKIEGDLVAASVWNIYKQMCRRVKKSVPNKIPDIETQLAFIAEEYEQLTKVLNMAEKIKEKSNKREILRN from the exons ATGCAAGATCCTAAAATCAAACCAAAGAGGATGATAAACATCGAAGCCGATTGCGTTAAAACAGTCAATATGTACATGCAAGTTAAAGCCGAgtctaatgattttataaa AAAATTTCCAGAATGGGATATGTTACCGAAGTCGCTTGACAACGAACTAATAATAGCTATTCGTGAGCGAGATGCCGCAAGAACTCGACTAGAAATTAAACGCaaagaaaaaaaagtgtttGATCGAGATATTAAAGAAAAGTGGAAAGATCTGGATCAGAAACTTAAACATCTGCGAGAAGAAGAGTTGAGATACGAACAGTTTTCTTCG GAAAATGAATCGAAATGCGAAATTCTCATAAGGAAGACAAACGAAGACAATGAAGAAACGAAACGTTATGAACAGCAAACCGTTCCGATGCAGCAATCAATTTTAAAGCTTGAAGAGGCTGCTGAAGGGATGCAACGCAGCGTGGACGAGTTGAAGCCGtttgaa GATTTCCTTGAAAAAGTAGTGGTAGAGTCAAAAGAGTTTAAAAACATAGATGACGTTATAAAGAGATACGAAAATTTGACCAACATACGGAAGGAACTGGcacaaaaacatgaaaaaaagaCTGCGGATTTAAAACGGTTGACGACAGATGTGTTCAGACGTTCAAag gaAAAGAGTGAAGAAGCAGAACACGTTTCTGTCGAAATGGCTGATGTCATCGAATCATTGGGAAAACTGAAAGACGAGATGATCAAAACCGACTTGGCTTATCGCAAGATAGAGAATGTGGCCAAAGAAAAGAAAATCGAGGGTGACTTG gtgGCTGCCTCTGTGTGGAATATTTATAAGCAAATGTGTCGGCGTGTAAAAAAATCTGTGCCCAACAAAATACCTGATATAGAAACTCAATTGGCGTTTATTGCGGAGGAATACGAACAGTTGACCAAAGTATTGAATATGgctgaaaaaattaaagaaaaaagcaACAAAAGGGAGATTCTGAGAAACTAA